In Massilia antarctica, the following are encoded in one genomic region:
- a CDS encoding protein adenylyltransferase SelO produces MAGTVESRYCFSPATATGSAINVDDLPLDNSFAELPPAFYTRLMPTPLPAPYFVAASTRAAALAGLDPAVLAQDDFVATFTGNHVPPRAKPLAAVYSGHQFGVWAGQLGDGRAILLGQLAGPDGPMELQLKGAGKTLYSRMGDGRAVLRSSIREFLCSEAMAALGIPTTRALVVTGSDQGILRETVESAAVVTRMAPSFVRFGSFEHWSSRDKPEELRILADYVIATFYPELGDAQNPYQALLREVTRRSAQMIAHWQAVGFMHGVMNTDNMSILGLTLDYGPFGFMEAFDAQHICNHTDQQGRYSYANQPEVGHWNCYALAQALLPLIGGVEEAQDALAVYQPAFANKIDELLRAKLGLTMAQDDDAQLFDAMFTLMNDSHVDFTQFFRKLGTLQLDDAAQDSALRDLFYVREAFDAWAARYRTRLRAEASVDAPRKLAMDRVNPKYVLRNYLAQVAIDKAQNNDFSEVARLLAVLEHPFDDQPHNEHYAALPPDWASHLEVSCSS; encoded by the coding sequence ATGGCCGGTACGGTAGAATCCCGCTATTGTTTTTCACCTGCTACCGCGACTGGATCCGCTATTAACGTCGATGACTTGCCACTAGACAATTCCTTTGCCGAATTGCCTCCCGCGTTTTACACCCGGCTCATGCCGACGCCGCTGCCAGCGCCTTATTTTGTGGCCGCCAGCACGCGCGCGGCCGCCCTCGCCGGGCTCGACCCGGCCGTGCTGGCGCAGGATGACTTCGTTGCCACCTTTACCGGCAACCACGTGCCGCCGCGCGCCAAGCCGCTCGCCGCCGTCTATTCCGGGCACCAGTTCGGCGTCTGGGCCGGCCAGCTCGGCGACGGCCGCGCCATCCTGCTCGGCCAACTGGCCGGCCCCGATGGCCCGATGGAGCTGCAACTCAAGGGCGCCGGCAAAACCCTTTACTCGCGCATGGGCGACGGACGCGCCGTGCTGCGCTCGTCGATCCGCGAATTCCTGTGCTCGGAAGCCATGGCAGCGCTCGGCATTCCGACCACGCGCGCCCTCGTCGTCACCGGTTCCGACCAGGGCATCCTGCGCGAAACGGTCGAAAGCGCGGCCGTCGTCACGCGCATGGCCCCCAGCTTCGTGCGCTTCGGCTCGTTCGAGCACTGGTCCTCGCGCGACAAACCGGAAGAACTGCGCATCCTGGCCGACTACGTCATCGCCACTTTTTACCCGGAGCTGGGCGACGCGCAGAATCCTTACCAAGCCCTGCTGCGGGAAGTCACGCGCCGCAGCGCGCAGATGATCGCGCACTGGCAAGCGGTTGGCTTCATGCACGGCGTCATGAACACCGACAATATGTCGATCCTCGGCCTGACGCTCGACTACGGTCCCTTCGGTTTCATGGAAGCCTTCGATGCCCAGCACATCTGCAATCACACCGACCAGCAGGGGCGCTATTCCTACGCCAACCAGCCCGAGGTGGGCCACTGGAACTGCTACGCCCTGGCCCAGGCCCTGCTGCCGCTGATCGGCGGTGTCGAGGAAGCGCAGGATGCGCTGGCGGTCTACCAGCCGGCCTTCGCCAACAAGATCGACGAGTTGCTGCGCGCCAAGCTGGGTTTGACCATGGCGCAGGACGACGATGCGCAGTTGTTCGATGCCATGTTTACCTTGATGAACGACAGCCACGTCGACTTTACCCAGTTCTTCCGCAAGCTGGGCACCTTGCAGCTCGACGATGCGGCGCAGGACAGCGCCCTGCGCGACCTGTTTTATGTGCGCGAGGCCTTCGACGCCTGGGCGGCCCGCTACCGCACCCGGCTGCGGGCCGAAGCGAGCGTCGATGCGCCGCGCAAGCTTGCAATGGACCGTGTCAACCCAAAGTATGTATTGCGCAATTACCTGGCCCAGGTCGCCATCGACAAAGCGCAAAACAACGATTTCTCCGAAGTGGCGCGGCTGCTGGCCGTGCTGGAGCATCCATTCGACGATCAACCCCACAACGAGCACTACGCGGCCTTGCCGCCCGACTGGGCGAGCCACCTCGAAGTCAGCTGTTCCTCCTGA
- the msrB gene encoding peptide-methionine (R)-S-oxide reductase MsrB: protein MSDKVTKTDAEWRAMLDPMEYEVTRHAATERAFTGKFWDHHEHGIYTCVCCNTPLFESDAKFDSGCGWPSYFKALDPANVIEKTDRAHGMLRTEIICAVCDAHLGHVFPDGPPPTGLRYCINSASLRFDPT from the coding sequence ATGTCCGATAAAGTCACGAAAACCGACGCCGAATGGCGCGCCATGCTCGACCCGATGGAATACGAGGTCACGCGCCACGCGGCAACCGAACGCGCCTTCACCGGCAAGTTCTGGGACCACCATGAGCACGGTATCTACACCTGCGTGTGTTGCAACACGCCCTTGTTCGAATCGGATGCCAAATTCGATTCCGGCTGCGGCTGGCCGAGCTATTTCAAGGCGCTCGACCCGGCCAATGTGATCGAAAAAACCGACCGCGCACATGGTATGCTGCGCACCGAGATCATTTGCGCGGTCTGCGACGCGCATCTCGGCCACGTGTTTCCGGACGGCCCGCCGCCGACCGGATTGCGCTATTGCATTAATTCCGCATCCTTGCGTTTCGACCCAACCTGA
- a CDS encoding septation protein A, which yields MKFLFDFFPILLFFGVFKVAEMYEQASFAIATKFLGGLVAGGSIKPDQAPIMIATVVAIVATTLQLVYLKLRGRKIDAMLWVSFLIITIFGSMTIYFHDDVFIKWKPTIIYWVFAVVMCVAQFAFGKNLMRQAMETQIKLPEPVWKNVGLSWMVFFFVLGVVNLVAAFVIFKDNTSAWVSFKLFGINGLLFVFIIVQTLMLSKYIEAEEQA from the coding sequence ATGAAATTTCTGTTCGACTTTTTCCCCATCCTGCTGTTCTTCGGCGTCTTTAAAGTCGCCGAGATGTATGAACAGGCATCGTTCGCCATCGCCACCAAATTTTTGGGCGGACTCGTTGCCGGTGGGAGCATCAAGCCGGACCAGGCGCCGATCATGATCGCCACGGTGGTCGCGATCGTCGCCACCACCTTGCAACTGGTCTACCTCAAGCTGCGCGGCCGCAAGATCGACGCCATGCTGTGGGTATCCTTTCTCATCATCACGATTTTCGGCAGCATGACCATTTACTTTCACGACGATGTTTTCATCAAGTGGAAACCGACCATCATCTACTGGGTGTTCGCGGTCGTGATGTGCGTGGCCCAGTTCGCCTTCGGCAAGAACCTCATGCGCCAGGCGATGGAAACGCAGATCAAGCTGCCCGAGCCGGTATGGAAAAACGTCGGCCTGTCATGGATGGTGTTCTTCTTCGTGCTCGGCGTGGTCAACCTGGTCGCCGCGTTTGTCATTTTCAAGGACAACACCAGCGCCTGGGTCAGCTTCAAGCTGTTCGGCATCAATGGCTTGCTGTTCGTGTTCATCATCGTGCAGACATTGATGCTGTCGAAGTACATCGAAGCGGAGGAACAGGCATGA
- a CDS encoding BolA family protein — MNQASRAERIRTFLTAALDPTLLELTDESALHAGHAGAASGGSHFRLKIVSARFEGLRLVMRHRLVYDSVHDMMHNEIHALAITALAPSEL, encoded by the coding sequence ATGAACCAGGCAAGCCGCGCAGAGCGCATCCGCACCTTCCTCACCGCCGCGCTCGATCCGACGCTGCTCGAACTGACCGACGAATCGGCCCTGCATGCAGGCCACGCCGGGGCCGCTTCCGGAGGCAGCCACTTCCGCCTCAAGATCGTCTCGGCGCGTTTCGAGGGGCTCAGGCTCGTCATGCGACATCGACTCGTGTATGATTCCGTGCACGATATGATGCACAATGAAATCCACGCCCTTGCCATCACCGCCCTGGCCCCGTCCGAGCTGTGA
- a CDS encoding peptidylprolyl isomerase, with the protein MTFKPARLLLALIAVAAMPAFAQNAAVVNGKPIPLARVDAVVKQVVAQGQQPDSPELREMVKKDLIAREVMMQEALKKGFEKDATVKQQLDSARQTIVINALVRDYVAKNAVSDADIKAEYERYKAQAGDKEYHVRHILTENEADAKAIIAKLKGGAKFEDLAKTSKDTGTANSGGDLEWALPSSFPKPFSDAFVSLQKGQVGENPVQTPAGFHVIKLDDTRAAKLPTFDEVKPQIADSLQQKKLQAYQEEMIKKAAIK; encoded by the coding sequence ATGACCTTTAAGCCAGCCCGCTTGCTGTTAGCACTGATTGCCGTTGCCGCCATGCCTGCCTTCGCGCAGAATGCCGCTGTTGTCAACGGCAAGCCCATTCCATTGGCCCGTGTCGATGCAGTCGTCAAGCAAGTTGTTGCCCAAGGCCAGCAGCCTGATTCCCCGGAATTGCGCGAAATGGTCAAGAAAGACCTGATCGCCCGCGAAGTCATGATGCAGGAAGCCCTGAAAAAAGGTTTCGAGAAAGATGCCACCGTCAAGCAGCAGCTCGACAGCGCACGCCAGACCATCGTCATCAACGCGCTGGTGCGTGACTATGTCGCCAAGAACGCCGTCAGCGATGCCGACATCAAGGCCGAATACGAGCGCTACAAGGCGCAGGCCGGCGACAAGGAATACCATGTGCGCCACATCCTGACCGAGAACGAAGCCGACGCCAAGGCCATCATCGCCAAGCTCAAGGGCGGCGCCAAGTTTGAAGACCTGGCCAAGACCTCCAAGGATACCGGCACCGCCAACAGCGGCGGCGACCTCGAATGGGCACTGCCATCGTCGTTCCCGAAACCGTTCAGCGACGCTTTCGTCAGCCTGCAAAAAGGCCAGGTCGGCGAGAATCCGGTGCAAACGCCGGCCGGTTTCCACGTCATCAAGCTCGACGACACGCGTGCAGCCAAGCTGCCGACGTTCGACGAAGTGAAGCCACAAATTGCCGATTCGCTGCAGCAAAAGAAACTGCAAGCCTATCAGGAAGAAATGATCAAGAAAGCGGCGATCAAGTAA
- a CDS encoding peptidylprolyl isomerase: MMFKPARLLLAILALAAAPAFAQKNSAPSSAPVATVNGKAIPAARVDQIVKQVVAQGKQTDSPQLREAIKKDLIGREVMIQEADKQGFGMRPEVKSALENARQSIIINAMLADYVKKNPVKDAEIKAEYERYKSTVGDKEYHAKHILVPTEEEAKALIAKLKAGGKFEELAKASSKDGSAANGGDLDWASPNNYVPEFSKAMVALQKGAITDTPVKTQYGYHIIKLEDSRATKILPLEEIKQQVAESLQQRKLQQFREDLMKKATIK; encoded by the coding sequence ATGATGTTCAAGCCTGCCCGCCTGTTGTTAGCCATCCTTGCGCTGGCCGCCGCACCTGCGTTCGCGCAGAAAAATAGTGCTCCGAGTAGTGCTCCCGTTGCAACCGTCAACGGTAAAGCCATTCCTGCCGCCAGGGTAGATCAGATCGTCAAGCAAGTCGTTGCACAAGGCAAGCAAACCGATTCGCCGCAACTGCGCGAAGCGATCAAGAAAGACCTGATCGGCCGTGAAGTCATGATCCAGGAAGCCGACAAGCAAGGCTTCGGCATGCGCCCTGAAGTCAAGTCCGCACTGGAAAACGCGCGCCAGAGCATCATCATCAACGCCATGCTGGCCGACTACGTCAAGAAGAACCCGGTCAAGGATGCCGAAATCAAGGCCGAGTACGAGCGCTACAAATCGACGGTCGGCGACAAGGAATACCACGCCAAGCACATCCTGGTGCCAACCGAAGAAGAAGCCAAGGCCCTCATCGCCAAGTTGAAAGCGGGCGGCAAGTTCGAAGAGCTGGCCAAGGCATCGTCGAAAGATGGCTCGGCGGCCAATGGCGGCGACCTGGACTGGGCGAGTCCGAACAACTATGTGCCCGAGTTCTCGAAGGCCATGGTCGCCCTGCAAAAAGGCGCGATCACCGACACGCCGGTCAAGACCCAGTACGGCTACCACATCATCAAGCTGGAAGATTCCCGTGCGACCAAGATTCTGCCGCTGGAAGAAATAAAGCAGCAAGTCGCCGAATCGCTGCAACAGCGCAAGCTCCAGCAGTTCCGTGAAGACCTGATGAAAAAAGCGACGATCAAGTAA
- a CDS encoding TetR/AcrR family transcriptional regulator, which yields MMTVMQTPKPPRRASGRKEATHERIVEVASRAIRRSGYAGTGVADIMKEAGLTHGGFYAHFDSRDALLAEAADRAGADAVALSARIAAAAPPGQGIRALVEAYLSPQHLEAIEQGCPVAALCSEMPRQAPEVRHAATRHIKEMVDLIARQSPAWGQPGAHEQALMALATMIGSLTLARAVDDPLLAASFLQIGKQTLTLAGE from the coding sequence ATGATGACCGTCATGCAAACACCAAAACCACCACGCCGCGCTTCCGGCCGCAAGGAAGCGACCCATGAACGCATCGTCGAGGTTGCCTCGCGGGCGATCCGGCGCAGCGGTTATGCTGGCACCGGCGTGGCCGACATCATGAAGGAGGCCGGCCTGACGCATGGCGGCTTCTATGCCCACTTCGACTCGCGCGACGCGCTGCTGGCCGAAGCGGCGGACCGTGCCGGCGCGGACGCGGTGGCACTGTCGGCCCGCATCGCCGCCGCCGCGCCCCCTGGCCAGGGCATACGGGCGCTGGTCGAGGCCTACCTGTCGCCGCAACACCTTGAGGCCATCGAGCAAGGTTGCCCGGTCGCCGCCCTGTGCTCGGAAATGCCGCGCCAGGCCCCGGAGGTGCGCCACGCCGCCACCCGGCATATCAAGGAAATGGTCGATCTCATCGCGCGCCAGTCGCCCGCATGGGGTCAGCCCGGCGCGCACGAGCAAGCCCTCATGGCGCTGGCCACCATGATCGGCAGCCTGACCCTGGCGCGCGCGGTCGATGATCCCTTGCTGGCCGCGAGCTTCCTGCAGATCGGCAAACAGACACTGACACTCGCCGGCGAGTGA
- a CDS encoding oxidoreductase, translating into MNSKIALVTGASSGIGESTAQRLAQAGYTVYGTTRGAAPRPNKTVEMLTLDVTSDDSVEAAIAEVLRRHSRIDLLVNNAGFGVAPAAAEESSMEQARAIFDTNFFGMVRMIRAVLPHMRKQGSGRIVNIGSVLGFLPMPYMALYAATKHAVAGYSESLDHEMRTLGIRVSVIEPGYIKTSFDSNSLAPDLPLAMYEALRTALNARVKEVLLTAQGPEVVAETVLQAAMAAQPKLRYAAGTLAGRLRLLRRFAPASMVDAGIRKDLRLQAA; encoded by the coding sequence ATGAACAGCAAAATTGCATTGGTAACCGGAGCTTCCTCCGGCATCGGCGAGTCGACCGCGCAGCGTCTCGCGCAAGCCGGCTACACCGTCTACGGCACCACCCGCGGCGCGGCGCCACGCCCCAACAAGACGGTCGAGATGCTGACCCTGGACGTGACCAGCGACGACTCGGTCGAGGCCGCGATTGCGGAAGTGCTGCGCCGCCACAGCAGAATCGACCTGCTGGTCAACAACGCCGGCTTCGGCGTAGCGCCGGCCGCCGCCGAGGAAAGCTCGATGGAGCAGGCGCGCGCCATCTTCGACACCAATTTCTTCGGCATGGTGCGCATGATTCGCGCTGTGCTGCCCCACATGCGCAAGCAAGGCAGCGGCCGCATTGTGAATATCGGCTCGGTGCTCGGTTTCCTGCCGATGCCCTACATGGCCTTGTATGCGGCCACCAAGCACGCGGTCGCCGGCTACTCGGAATCGCTCGACCATGAGATGCGCACCCTCGGCATCCGCGTGTCGGTGATCGAGCCGGGCTATATCAAGACCTCGTTCGACAGCAACTCGCTCGCGCCCGATCTGCCGCTTGCCATGTATGAAGCCTTGCGCACCGCCCTGAATGCCCGGGTAAAAGAAGTGCTGCTCACGGCCCAGGGGCCGGAGGTCGTGGCAGAAACCGTCTTGCAGGCGGCCATGGCGGCGCAGCCGAAACTGCGCTACGCTGCAGGCACCCTTGCCGGCCGCTTGCGCTTGCTGCGCAGATTCGCTCCCGCCAGCATGGTCGACGCCGGCATCCGCAAAGACCTGCGCCTCCAGGCAGCCTGA
- a CDS encoding antibiotic biosynthesis monooxygenase family protein, translating into MIAVIFEVIPHEARRQDYLDAAAGLRAHLEQLDGFVSIERFQSLSDPGKILSLSFWRDEEAVRRWRNHGLHRETQEQGRAGIFADYRLRVAAVLRDYGMHERAEAPADSRARHDGAPPA; encoded by the coding sequence ATGATCGCCGTGATCTTCGAGGTCATCCCGCATGAGGCCAGGCGCCAGGACTACCTCGACGCCGCCGCCGGCCTGCGGGCGCACCTGGAGCAGTTGGATGGCTTTGTGTCGATCGAACGCTTCCAGAGTCTCAGCGACCCCGGCAAGATCCTGTCGCTGTCGTTCTGGCGCGATGAAGAGGCGGTCCGGCGGTGGCGCAATCACGGCTTGCACCGCGAAACGCAGGAGCAGGGGCGGGCCGGCATCTTCGCCGATTACCGGCTGCGCGTGGCGGCCGTGCTGCGCGATTACGGCATGCATGAGCGGGCGGAAGCGCCGGCCGATTCGCGCGCACGGCATGATGGGGCGCCGCCGGCTTGA
- a CDS encoding NIPSNAP family protein: MAIACFIRYEIDPFQRDAFRDYAENWGRIIPRCGGNLIGYFLPLEGTNYEAWGLVGFDSLAAYEAYRARLRSDPESRANFAMAQEKRFILREERSFTEVVDGAFQRAAQ; encoded by the coding sequence ATGGCCATCGCCTGCTTTATCCGTTACGAAATCGACCCCTTCCAGCGCGACGCCTTTCGCGACTACGCCGAGAACTGGGGCCGCATCATTCCGCGCTGCGGCGGCAATCTGATCGGCTACTTCCTGCCGCTCGAAGGCACCAACTACGAAGCCTGGGGCCTGGTCGGCTTCGATAGCCTGGCCGCCTACGAGGCCTACCGCGCGCGCCTGCGCAGCGACCCGGAAAGCCGCGCCAACTTCGCCATGGCGCAGGAAAAGCGCTTCATCCTGCGCGAGGAGCGCAGCTTTACCGAGGTGGTCGACGGCGCCTTCCAGCGGGCGGCGCAATGA
- a CDS encoding heavy-metal-associated domain-containing protein, which produces MKKTIAIALLVAASSSHAAPTLKAEVNGMVCAFCAQGIEKHLRQLPQTKDVYVNLKERIVAVEIKDGETLAPDTVKTVVKDAGYDVIGIETVSQTASQLKAAAAK; this is translated from the coding sequence ATGAAAAAAACGATTGCGATTGCGCTGCTGGTGGCGGCGTCTTCCTCCCACGCCGCGCCGACGCTCAAGGCCGAGGTCAACGGCATGGTGTGCGCCTTCTGCGCCCAAGGCATCGAAAAGCACTTGCGCCAGCTTCCGCAGACCAAGGACGTGTACGTGAACCTCAAGGAACGCATTGTCGCCGTCGAAATCAAGGATGGCGAAACGCTGGCGCCCGACACGGTCAAAACCGTGGTCAAGGATGCCGGCTATGACGTGATCGGGATCGAAACGGTGAGCCAGACTGCCAGCCAGCTCAAAGCCGCGGCGGCAAAATGA